The following are from one region of the Corythoichthys intestinalis isolate RoL2023-P3 chromosome 17, ASM3026506v1, whole genome shotgun sequence genome:
- the LOC130905301 gene encoding probable G-protein coupled receptor 21: MMNSSLDPLNRSSADLSNFSAPFCLLEISYSKIITTCLLEVSIILLLTILIISGNLVVIFVFHCAPLLSQHTTSAFIQTMAYADLLVGVSCLFPSLSLLHHLQGLDPKLTCQVFGYMVSVLKSVSMASLACVSVDRYIAITRPLTYAALVTPCRVRFCIVLIWLYSALVFLPSFLGWGKPGYHGDVVEWCAVKWSTRPAFTTFIVGLLYAPAALTVCFTYANIFKICRQHTREISERQARYRPQAHLDPGLTSGLPVKDKSDEDQSNSPSLFKSQKQYQQQSSPYPDKRYAMVLFRITSVFYLLWLPYILYFLLESGGIYHHPAASFFTTWLAISNSFCNCLIYSLSNSAFRKGLKRLCSYCLQRSAGDFGVRKPQKSFIGSIEQGWTGTGFGSGGHGDIGIGTCHV, translated from the coding sequence ATGATGAATTCCTCCCTGGATCCGCTGAACCGGAGCTCTGCCGATCTGTCCAACTTCTCCGCTCCGTTCTGCCTGCTTGAGATTAGCTATTCCAAAATCATCACGACCTGCTTGCTGGAAGTCTCCATTATTCTTCTTCTCACCATTCTGATTATTTCAGGCAACCTGgtggtgatttttgtttttcactgCGCCCCTCTGCTCAGCCAGCACACAACCAGTGCTTTCATCCAGACTATGGCGTACGCCGACTTGCTCGTGGGTGTAAGCTGCCTCTTCCCTTCCTTGTCCTTGCTTCATCACCTCCAAGGACTTGACCCCAAGCTCACCTGCCAGGTGTTTGGATATATGGTATCCGTTTTGAAGTCTGTCTCCATGGCGTCGTTGGCATGCGTGAGTGTGGACCGCTACATTGCTATCACGCGACCCCTGACCTACGCAGCTCTGGTAACACCGTGTCGAGTGCGCTTCTGCATCGTTTTGATATGGTTGTACTCCGCGCTGGTGTTCCTGCCGTCGTTCCTCGGCTGGGGGAAGCCCGGTTACCACGGCGATGTGGTAGAGTGGTGCGCCGTCAAGTGGAGTACCCGGCCGGCGTTCACGACCTTCATTGTCGGGCTGCTCTACGCCCCGGCCGCCCTCACGGTCTGCTTTACTTACGCAAACATCTTCAAGATCTGCCGACAGCACACGCGGGAAATCAGCGAACGTCAAGCGCGTTACCGGCCCCAGGCGCACCTCGACCCAGGTTTGACATCTGGATTGCCCGTCAAGGACAAGAGCGATGAAGACCAAAGCAATTCACCCAGTTTATTCAAATCCCAGAAACAATACCAACAACAGTCTTCGCCATACCCGGACAAACGGTACGCCATGGTACTGTTCCGCATCACCAGTGTTTTCTACCTCCTTTGGTTGCCCTACATACTTTACTTTCTGCTGGAAAGTGGTGGAATTTACCACCATCCCGCAgcatccttcttcaccacttggCTGGCTATTAGCAACAGCTTTTGTAATTGTCTCATCTACAGCCTCTCCAACTCGGCCTTTAGAAAGGGGCTGAAACGCCTCTGCTCCTACTGTTTACAGCGTAGTGCCGGTGACTTCGGAGTGAGGAAACCCCAAAAATCATTTATCGGTTCTATTGAACAGGGATGGACTGGGACAGGATTCGGATCCGGAGGGCACGGAGACATAGGAATCGGCACGTGTCATGTGTAA